CTTCCACGTTCAATTTTAATTCAGGACTTTGTTAAAGTTAAAGAATTATCCCTATTCTCGGCTTAAGTACAGAGTATGAGAGTCGTAAAAAAATTCATCACACCACATGCAACCAACCATACAtgctcacatttaccaacatacacacacacacacccaagttacaaacacacatgtacaggcaCTGTGGAAAACATCTGACATCAGAATTCATAAAAgcatttctccttctctctctcagccGCAGTTTTCTGTGAATAGTATAAAGTCATATTTTCCCCCTTAACGCTGGAGCCTGATATAATTGAGGTGGACTGGGAAAACTTACAGCTTTTAACGGAAAATAAGACCCATAAAAATAACATAGTAGTTCTAGTTTCAGTCACAAACTGTGAGCGTGTACAGAGGGATTTCATGATATAGACGATGGATACTCTAACCTGCTTTTTTACTGAAGAATACATCTTTGTGTGCAAGTTTGGTCAATCCATGCTGTAATTTTCCTGGCCTCCACACAAATGTGTGTCAAAGTTTTTTGGGAGTTACACTGAGTCGTCGCAGTGGACAGTAATGGTGGATTTAAGTTTCCATTTCCTTTGTCAGTAAAAACGAATCCTCGGTGGATTCTTTTCGAAAcatgtttattgatttttacAGTTGCAGTTTTAGGTTCATGACACTTGGCCTGACAGTAAGATAATAGGATTAAACATTTCCAAAtcttatcattattttttaataaggtAACAAATTAATCCTTGTTGAGAGAGGAAGCGTGTGCACATAATGAAAGCAAGGGATGAGGAAGCCGTAGAGTTGCAGAGGAGGTGAATTCCTCCATCGTCGACAAAAAGAGTGGGAGGTGagaacaaaaaccaaaaaagagatAAGTGCCAATTGTTGGAAGGATGATATCTTAACTGTAGCGTTAAATGCAtaaaaaagtggacaaaaatggcagaaaaaatgtaaatactttttTGTGGGGACTTCAAATGACACACCTTAAGGCAAACCGTGATATCAGTTGTTTGACTTTAAGGTATTGATCCCTaattaacatgaaaaaaacgTACAATGATGTAATGACGTACAATTATGTTTTATGATTGTAGTTGAAAATGGTCTTGTGAACTAACATTATTTTGTTTGCAagacaaaatgtgtttgtggtaTCTGCCTGTGGGCTGCTTTTAACATTAGTAACCGTGTGTTGCAAGGTTAGGGAGCTTATGCAGACATGTCCTTGGttagcaacaaaaaacagaaacaaggtgacaaggaaggagaagagaggatatacagtgtgtactttgtgtgtgtggttgtgcatGTCATGATGTGTCAGTATTAAGTgactcacagacagacagaaaactgATGGGAATCATTGCAACTTTGCAATTTTCCGAACACGCCTGTGTTCTAAAGAATATGAAATATGCCTAAAATAACAAGCTCGAACCACCAACCACccatgatgcttttttttctcctctgcgCCGGAAATTTAACCTGCGTTGTTGTGTGCTCCTCCTGAAACCCCTTTGTGTCTCACTTGTCTTGCTTTGTTTAAGATTTCTGGGTTTCACATTTTAGCGACTTTTTGACTTATTGAGGGCATTTCAGAAATTGGGCAAAACGTGACATATTGTGTATTTATGCACATGATAATTGTCAGCAACAACTGTTTTCCTTTGGATGCATTTAAACAATGATTACCTTTTGATTGTGATCTTTAAATTTGACATTCAGGTTGGTTATTGTGTCTACTTACAATGAGACAAACTTTACGCATACAAGGTCAAGGACTGAATTTACACTTTGTCCTACAGAGGCTTAGGTGGTAGGTTGCTAATGGAATTTATGTCCTACCCTCAATGCTTTTTCTAGCATGTTATTAGACATCTGTGTATGATGTAGGGCTGCAGCTTACAATTCATCTTAAGATTTATCcataaaatgtcaggaaatagtgAAAAACTCACTTGCAACATTCTAGCTACTATCCAAAACCCAAAGTGGTTCAGTTTACAATCACATAAGACAGAGAGAAGCAGTCACTCctaacatttgagaagctggaaccagaggaTTTTTGGCTTAAAGAATTGATCCGTTATCAAAATGGTTTCTCTAGTATGgtgttaatgtaaaaataacaattgtGTGTGCAAGAGACAAAGCAAACACATGCCCCTGACTTCCTCACTCTTCGTATCAGTGGCTGCCACAACACATGGCGTCCTTGTTGCCTCAAGTTGTAGAGATAACTCTTATTAAAATGCTATGgcaaaaataacagtaaatatcTGTTGTAGAGGCCATGGTGTTATCTTATAAAGAGCACTATGAGCCGTTTAAAGAGCCTACTGCACCAGTTTATCTTTGTGGTACGATTCAATATGGTTTAACTCATATTGCACCTACCTGAATGTTTGTTCCTGGGTGTAATATGACTCATAATGCCAATATGATTTTGGTTCTTACATGATTGTTTAACTTTGACATTCTGTGAGTTGACTAAAAAACATATTGGTATTTCTGAGGTGTTTTGGTTGCATGTGCCTGTTTCCTTCCTGCCAAACCAGTTCAActaatgtctgtgtgtggtctGAAGCCTGAAGGTTATTTATTCTAGATCATCTGCAGTCCTGCCGTGATCTTAGCTACACTACTCCCCATCTACCTTTTGGCCTCTTTCTGAACAGGGAGAGGTCGACGAGGAGATGGTGTTTATCGGAAAGTGTTCGGAAAATGGGCCGTTGGGTTTTGGAGAGAGGGGGCGCGTAGGCGACCTGGGGGGGGAGGGTTATCTTGAATCTGCCTTCGTCAGCGTGCACCCTCGTTCTTCCTATACAACAGGAAGGAGAATAAGTGACAGACTGTGCAAAAGAGGTAGACATCCCCAAGGATGAACGCTTAACCCCAACTTCTGACAAAGAGATCAGACCTTTAAGTTACATGTCTAAGGGTTGAAGGCaataggaaagaaaaaaagtctcttTTCAAAAACCGCGAAGGGAGAAGAGCAAAAAGATGGATGCCGTGAGACATACGCTACCTCGTCTCAAGCTGACTGTGCCCGTGCCCATGAAGATTGGGAAGGTAGGATTAACTTGTGTCCAGGGGATGAGAAAAAGAACATTTGGGAAGTTTGACATCTGCAAATTTTTGAGAGGTATTTATGTAATTGgctgtactttttactctttttttttattttatttttttcattaaatggGTGGAGTACATTTAAACAagtatgtgtttaaaaaaggctgGCGTTTAGATCGTCACAGAACAGGTTAAATCTAACAATAGGGTGGGGGGAGCCACAGATTGGCacgcaatgtgtgtgtgtgtgtgtgtgttgtgtgtgtgtgtgtgtgtgtgtgtgtgtgtgtgtgtgtgtgtgtgtggtgtgtgggtgtgtgttgtgtgtgtgtgtgtgggtgtgtggtgtgtgtgtggttgtgtgtgtgtgtgtgtgtgtgtgtgtgtgtgtgtgtgtgtgtgtgtgtgtgtgtgtgtgtgtgtgtgtggtgcactCTTGTGcctatttgtgtgtatttaataGGGTGTGTTTTGGAGCAGGTTAGTCAGGTGGATGTATCGTCGTTGTGCAGAGCCCTCTGGGCATTGTGTGAACACTGTTATTGGATGGCCAGGGGGCTGCCGGTTGCTATGGGAGGGAGATGATGGGCAGGGAGGGGGAATCTGGAGGGGGAGTTGTTTGTGGAAATTCTGGTCTgctcaggtgtgtgtgagagatattGTTGAGCAGGTATAGTGTGGACTGGGTGAGGTGTGAGCTTAGGGAGCCAAAGAAGGGAGTTGTTAGGTCTTATTTCTGCCAGAACTCATTATGTCTcacaaagagaaataaaaaaagttattgttgACCTGCAGTACAGTATTACACTCGTACCTCTGTGTCGATAGATTTGCTCATAAAACGTCTTtactgggttaaaaaaaagacagaatggATTGAAATAACTGACATCTACTAACTGACCGTACTGTAAATGTTGTGCATCAAGTTTGTGAGTGACGTACTTTTATTTCAGTCCTCAGTCCTTGTTCTTTCACTGGTACTACCCCCTTAAACCCACTCTTGCCTGTCACTTCCTCCTTGTCCCTTGCTTGCTTttctttattctctctctcctccatttGCCCCTCTCTGTTTTCGCCAGGTATTTTAATCAAACAGCTAATGCTATAAAGGTTTCACACGGGAATTAACCTACTGCCCTTTGGTTACAGCACATACAGTCCATTGCATAAAACAGCATCCTTTCCGTGTCACTGTAATCAATcgttttatctctctctctctctctctctctctctctctctctctctctctctctctcctctctctctctctctctctctcctctctctctgctcaaaTGGTTATTTCTTCAACTTTTTCTTGCTGTTATATTTTGCAGCTGGCTTGATCATCTCCATCGCATTTGTCCTCTGGTGTCCCAACCCCCATCTCACTGGCCAAAATCGCCACCTCCTGATTTAGTAATCTGGAGAGAAAGTacaggggggagggagggtgggGAGGATAAGGGGGTAGAGTTGTTGCCAAGTCCGGTTTAAATTGTCCCTCACGTGAAAGAAACTCCTTGTGTCAGTCACGCTACAGACGATTTACATTTAGATACTTTTAAGCTCTCTGAAATAAAGGTATTCTTTCATTGTTAGTAACTACAAAGAGagcaaaataaatgataaaatgaattggaaaaaaaaaacgttatccATATTAAAGGGAGATTGTGACAGGTACAAAACTGTGATTTGCTCAAACCTCAGTTCCTCCACTTACCTCATCTTTCCCTTCGTTCACACAGGTGGCAATGTCTCCAGGAGAGGACGGTCTGATTGGGATCCCCTTCCCGGAGCACAGCAACGAGCTCTTGTCCCACCTAAATGACCAGAGGAGGACAGGACTACTCTGTGacctcactctgacatcccGCGGGGCTCGCTACCCAACTCATCGctctgtcatggccgccgtCAGTCTCTACTTCCGCCGGCTGTTCGGGGCAGAGGAGGGGGGCGGCGAGGGCGGAGGAGGTTTCAGCGTGTGCCAGCTGGACTGTGTGGCACCCGACGCTCTGGACGCCCTGCTGGAGTTCGCCTACACTGCCACCCTGACCATCCCCAGCTCTGGGATGAGAGATGTGCTGCGAGGGGCTCAGCTTCTGGGCATCCAGTGTGTCGCTGACGCGTGCAGAGACATCCTGGGGGAGACGGCTCAGGTGGAGGGGGAGACGGCAGAGGAACAGAGGGCCCATCACACAGCCACTGAGAGGATGGTGAGAGGAGAGAGCAAGGTGGAGAGAGGGTCCCGaagaaaaactgacaaaaagaaGGTGAAAAAAGTAGGGTCACATCACATCAACTCCTCGGTTTTGAACCCACCACCCGCTTCTCCCGTCTTGCACCCTTCACCTGCATCCGACAGCCTTCGCTCCCTGCCGTCTACCCAGCCTCTGAGCCCTGAACAGGAGGAGCTTCGCTTCAAATCCAGGCAGAACGGAGATCCCAGTGCGATCAAAAAGCCAGGTAGAGGGGCCACACTAAATGGTGGGATTCTTCACTGGCTGCATGAGCGCCCCCATATAGCCCATCCTCCGCCTGTCCCACCCTTGAATGACAAGCTGTCAGAAGATGAGGACATGGAGATTTTTGGCGACGATGGTATGCTGATGGAAAGCACCTCCTTACCTACCTCTGTAGCTGTTCGAAGAGCGGCGGCATCAGCAGCCGGAGGTGGGAGGAAGAGAAAGTCTCAGACGCCCCAGCAGTGTCCTGTTTGTCAGAAGATCATCCATGGAGCAGGAAAACTGCCCcgacacatgaggacacacactggagagaagccctTTCAGTGCTCTGCTTGCGGAGTCCGTTTCACCCGGTACAGAAAATTCTCACATATAATACGAACCCAAAAGAATGTTGTGATGTTGCGTGTTTGTAGATGTTTATCTCTCTGTCCTTTCTGCCCCTCATTCTTTATCTTccctttttcccctttattagGAATGATAAGTTGAAGATCCACATGAGGAAACACACCGGTGAGCGTCCTTACCCCTGCCCGCACTGTCCTGCCCGGTTTCTCCACTCATACGACCTCAAAAACCACCTGTCCCTCCACAGTGGGGCGAGGCCCTTTGAGTGTCCGCTCTGCCACAAGGCCTTTGCCCGAGAGGACCATCTCCAGCGTCACCGCAAAGGACACAGCTGCCTGGAGCTGCGCACACGCCGGCCCAGACGTGGTGCTGAGCTTGGGGAGGATGGGAGTGAGGACGGAGGCGGGAGAGAGCAGTCAGACCCTCTGGAGGCTCTGCCTTTACAGGCCCACTCCTCAGCGTTGCTCCCTCGCACAATGCTTGATGACGGGAGTGGATCCGGTATCGGCCCCCCGCTGATGTTTCCAGGTGACGTTGAGAGGGAGCGGTCTCTTGCCCTTCAGGCCTTGGCTCAGCTTGGGCCTCACAGGCTGGCGGGCTACCCTGAGCTCTTCTTGCGAGGTCTGGAGCTGCGAGGGGgcagagaggcagagggagaagATCCAGGAGGAACCCACTCGCCGGCTGCGCATCGCGACCGATGGGCTGACGAAGTTGAAGAGGAACTTGGAGAAGAAGaagcggaggaggaggaatagtgtaaagagggtgtgtgtgtgtgtgttgtgtgtgtgtgtgtgtgtggtgtgtgtgtgtgtgtgtgtgtgtgtggtgtgtgtgtgtgttgtgtgtgtgtgtgtgtgtgtgtgtgtgtgtgtgtgtgtgtgtgtgtgtgtgtgtgtggtgtgtgtacctgtgcgtgtctgtgtggtAAAGCatccacagtaaaaaaaatctcactcaGGTGGCTGGACTAATAACCTGCTGCTCCAATATAGAGagcgcttaaaaaaaaatttaaaaaacaaacaaataaatgttattaaaagaaaaaatggaaaacgGGTTTTCTTAGATATTGTAAATGTTTGTCTTCTGGCTCTTGgcattttgatttaatttgtctttttagattttatttctcgTTTACTGTTTTAATTTCCTGTATTTCAGGTTTGAgctgtttgatttgattttctAGCTGGACATGCgtgtgttgcgtgtgtggtAACTGGGATGCTATTTACTATGCAAATTAAAATCCAGAGCTGCGACATGAAGGGATCTTTAAAGATGTTTATTttagttacaaaaaaaatgtattgattctGGTGCAATTCAAAAGTCATGGCTCCTAGATCACAAGAATGAGTTTGTGTGCCCGCTGTCCTCTGGTGGTTATCAGTAGAAAGGCACTGTAGTTAATCAAACTCCTTCTGTACATTGTACGCAATAATGTTTGTTGTGTCTTTTCTTGTTAGTGGTAATCTTTGCTTTGACTTGGTGCTTAAACCAAAGATTTTTAGTTCAGCTATTTTCTTAAGTCTTAAGTtaacaggagaggagagaggtgaATTGTAGCCAATGTTGGATTTGAAGAGAAGACTCTTCCCAACTGTTTTGATAGCCATGAGAAAGAATCTGCTTCCATGTTTGAGTGTTTCAGAGCCGTAGAGCTCTGTGTTAAATGCCTGACCAAAATAGACAAAGTCTGGGTCAATGAGTTGATGTTGATTATGTTAAACACATATCTTCCTTTCCCAAAGGCTGTGGATTATCAATGCACTCGTTTGGGTTCCTTGTTTGAAAAGAAATATGGAAAAGGGGCAaaaaagtgagtgagtgaaagagTTGGCATTCCCCCTtttctgtatatatttatttattgttatttattatgGTTATGGTTTTTTATAAGACCAAATCCAAGGGTAGGACACAGATCACAAGTCTTACAAAAAGCTGCATTGCGCTAAAGATTTGGACTCAACATCTCCATATAAGTTAACGCCTTTTTCATGGGCTGCTTGACTTCTTTTGACGATTCTTCCTCAAATGCATTCTTTGCACATTTAACCCTGTCAGGTACTGCAATATTACAGGCACATTCCATCCTCCGGGGTAGGGAGAAGGGAACAGCGCAAAGAAGTCAGGAGGTTTGAAACCTTCGATAAAATTGGAACACAGAAGGACTTGTTGTTGGACATGTTCAgtatgcttttctgttgttaatTTCACATTTATCGTAGTGTAACACATGTTAACATGGCAGTTCTTATAAATCGGCCACCATTGTTCTAAAGGGGCTATTATCATTTGAGTTAATCTATCTTCGACCAAAAACCTTTTAAGTTGCATCATGCTTTCCCTGGACCAGTACATTAAGGCCTTTTGCAGGGTGTAATGCAGTCGGTAATGGTTTTAAACGacagcaattttctttttatttccaaatCTCTTGAAAACCATGTAGTCAGAACCTGCTGTCGCAGTCTGCGGGTCTGACTCTGTGTGCACTATCCGTTCCTTGTTGTGTagtaaacctttttttaatttccattttatttgcaCTATGAGATTTGAGAACTTCAAGCCTTTTTGTCTGACCTTCAATATCTAGTCCATTAACTCACTCAATACCATTTAAGATTGTGATTGAAATACTTCTTTAAAACCTGCATACATAGAATACTCTTCCTCCTGCATAATAGTACAGAGTTATAgtcaatatattatatattgggATGAAGTTgccttagattttttttttttgagctgcAACTACTCTCAGGAAATCTTGAGCAATGCACTAAGTGATTATACACAATATAAAATGGGAAGAAATGGTTTGGTGCTGTCAGGTGATTGACACTCTTCATGTAAGTGTAAGGCCAGTGGTTTCAAAATGAGAGATTTTGTATCATTTGACGGTTGAaaaccaaatgaaataaacctgTTATGAGATTAAAAAATAGGGAAATAATAGGTATGATAGTAAACTCCTGGCCTTACTGGAACCAGTCCTACTGGAATGGCAGTGTGGCAGTTGGTACTGCCTGTGAAGGGTGTTGGTGCTCCCAGTCAGagctttgtgaatgaatgaggGTTAACTGATGCCAGCTGTGaagtgtgtgtttctatgtgagctgtttgttttcttggcTTCGGTGAGGGGACATGGGGTCTGGTCTGTGTAAAGACCCCGCTATCAGGGAtacatttttgtctttcagTTTTTAGTGGAACCTTTTCAGAGATATTAATTAATTTTCCCATCATTTGTTTCaataaatgtaaagaaaataaataaacatatctCAGCTTGAtcttttctgtgtttctgttattaATTCCAACAAAACGACCCTTTTTAGGAAAGGCTTTAGTAAAAAAGTAGTTCATTTGGTCATTAAAGAGTTATTGAGTGACCAAGATGTGTGCTGGTTGGGAAATTACAGTTGACTTgtgctctctggtggacaaactgtgTACTGGGCAAAATATTTTTGTGAATACCTTAAATTTATCTTTGGCATTTCTGTTCTGAAATTTCTTACTCATTAGTAACTTGTAATAATATGACTGAAGAAGATGTCCTTTTCCCCATATTAGCGtccttttttcacagcagacattttgacaagTTAGATGGCTGAATTACATTCAGCTGATTCAGCTTCAGGGTCCTgctgttgtgcatgctggctcactgctTACTGGGGCACCTGGATAGAACTGAGCCATTGTGAATGTAATTAGTAAAAGTAGGCCTATATTAGTTTTCTTACTAAGATGAGTAAAAATAGCTTCTGGGAAATAAAGGCCTAGTTGTCAAATAGGCCAGTCAAGGGCTATTTATGGACCCTGGATACGTGTGATTGTTACCTTCACATTAACAATCTAGTTATAACATTGTTAACCATGTACAAAGTCCCTTGATGATTGCGCCCTTTTGCGACCCTGATACTCACAAGTTAATTGTCAGTTTGATTGAACGCGCACGCGCCTTTGGGAAGTTGCACGGGCGGATGGGATAGGATTTGACGTAGTTCCATTTATCCTCTTAGTTTAATTAAGCTAAACGGGCAGGGCCATACTGCAGCTCCTGTAACAGCGGAGTTTTCAGAAATCGTTTTGATTGTATGACAAGTGAAACGGAGGCTCTCGGAGGGAAAGCTTTGGACGATAAAACCGTTTGAGGGAGTTGGAGGTGTTTGTCGCTCGCAGGATGCTGCCTCGGCGGATGCTGTGGGGCGCTGTGGTGCGTCAGGTCGCTCCGCGTCTGACCTGCAGCACTGCAGCACAGCCGCAGGTAGGCCTGCATGCACAgtaccatacacacacacacactgcagaacaCACTGCAATAAAACTCAGCACACTTGCCCTCAGGCCTACTTTCATACAGAGGGTTTTGACACGCAGTAAGTAACTGAGGTTTTAGTCAAATGAGATTATCCAACAGAACTACAGAAATAAACATGATATTCTTTAACCAGctatttttgattaatttgtttttgGACTTCAACATTTTCACATTCTATATGATATATAAGATAGGACAGGCAGACGTTGTTGTGGTCACAAAGTATTAGAGGTAtattgaatttaaatgtattgtgGACTTTAGGCCTATGTTCATTATATAGCAGAGCATACTAATTATTGCCCATTtcatgtaggctactgtaaaatttgtattaatagTGGAAAATCATAACAGAAATGATCTCAGTACACATTACAGATACTTTTTACAGTGATCAATCACACTTTTCTGTTATCTTTATCTCCGTCACTAGGTAAAGCAAAAAAAGACCACATTTGGCCCTCTGAGTGATGAAGACCGGATATTCACCAACTTATATGGCCGGCATAACTGGAGgtaaaggactttttttttcttgcagacCATCTCTAAGGACCTAAACTCAATAGAAAGACTTGTTCACCTCTCCCTCTTCCTACCAGACTCGAGGGCTCACTGAGACGAGGAGACTGGTATAAGACTAAAGAGATCCTACTGAAGGGATCAGACTGGATCCTAAATGAGGTAAAAATCTCCGGGCTTCgaggcagaggaggagctgGCTTCCCCACTGGCATGAAGTGGAGCTTCATGAACAAACCCAGCGATGGCAGGtaagagaaggaaaagaaacaatTGAGATTAGTCAGAGACACTTTAGGATCACTGTCCACATCAGCAATGACACTCTGGTGATGCATCAGTCTATTGAGTGTTTCCTTATATCCTGCGTCCTAAGGCCAAAGTACCTGGTGGTGAATGCTGATGAGGGCGAGCCTGGGACATGTAAAGACCGTGAGATAATGCGTCACGACCCCCATAAGCTAATAGAAGGCTGCCTGATTGCCGGGAAAGCCATGGGCGCTCGTGCTGCCTACATCTATATCCGAGGAGAATTTTACAATGAGTCATCAAATCTACAAGTATGCAAAGGAATAGATGGATGACCCGTCAATCTATAGTTGTTGTGTGATTTATACtatgtgttgtttgtttctaCTAATCAAACAGGTGGCTATCAATGAGGCATACAAAGCAGGGCTGATAGGCAAGAATGCCTGTGGCTCTGGGTTtgactttgatgtgtttgtgatgCGGGGGGCCGGCGCCTACATCTGCGGGGAGGAGACGGCTCTCATCGAGTCTCTTGAGGGCAAACAAGGGAAACCTAGACTCAAGCCGCCATTCCCTGCAGACATAGGTGAGGTTAAAGCTCCACAGCTTCCTACTCTCAGTTTCCTACTGGGGTTAATTGTGGTTTAAAGGAGAAGCACGTAGGATTTAGTGGCATCTAGCAGTGAGGTTGCAGATTGCAACAAATTGAATACCCTTTCTCTCACCCCTCCCTTTCCAAGCGTGTAGAGAACCTACAATGGCCTTCTGggaacataaaaacaagaaaggCCCCTAGAGCCAGTGTGTGATTTGCCCGTTCTGGGCTACTGTTGAGGCTAAGCTAATAACAATGCAACAACACTTAGTTTCAGTTCAATATACACTAATGAAAACatgatattaatatattattattattattattatgaatattatattacatttttgcCAATAGATCCCCCTAAATCGTACACACTGGCCCTTTAAGTGATTATTTACTGCTTCATCTCTGTCCTTTAAGGGGTGTTTGGATGCCCGACAACAGTTTCCAACGTGGAGACAGTTGCTGTGGCGCCGGCGATCTGTCGTCGAGGCGGAGCTTGGTTTGCTAGCTTTGGGAGAGAGCGGAACTCTGGGACAAAGCTGTTCAACATCTCCGGGCACGTGAACACACCATGCACGGTGGAGGAGGAGATGTCTATTCCTCTGAGGGAGCTAATAGAGAGACacgcaggtgtgtgtgtttgcagtccACCTCTGTGTTGACAAGAGTAtaatggctgcagcctggagcgtcctatgtcatccgtcccgtctcatgcggtctcgtctcatgcggaggcgtgtccaacagtaaatccagagggtcaaaaatgcaaaatcgcgaatttttttttttttttttaattaatttatatgaTTGcggcaatcatacaaatgaataaaatatgtttgtttttttaactaaacaggtctgtaagataaatgcagactatcatactgatgaataaaaacactttttttacgtttttcaattgattgcaacaaatgtggtcacgaatttacccgtgactccatctggaaaattattcgcgatttcgtaactttgaccctctggatttaccgttggacgcacctccgcatgagacgagaccgtatgagacgggacggatgacatgggacgctccaggctgcagccatacccgtttCTGTGTTGATGCTGATTTACTTTACAAGATGTTGACAtgactcctctctcctccttgtGTGGTGGATGCAGGGGGAGTCAGGGGCGGATGGGACAATCTATTGGGAGTGATCCCAGGGGGGTCCTCGACTCCGATTATCCCTCGCCATGTGTGCGACGATGTTTTGATGGATTTCGATGACCTGGTCCGTGCTGAGACTGCACTGGGAACTGCTGCCATCATAGTTTTGGATAAATCGGTAAATAGATTCCTGAATAAATgtgcatacaaaaaaacattgccagggctgccaactctcacgctttggccgtgagacacacgcattgaCTGGTTTCACAGCTCAACGCCACAACACCCCCGTTTTCTCACGCTTAAAGTGTCAACCCGGTGTCGGTAAAAATTTTGATAGATGATTTTATCTaagtttttatctgtttagcCACTAGTTGTGTTTTCAGAAGGgggagggggttcaagagcgctccctgtctgtgaaagtttcgaattgtccCCAAACTGAGAATAttttttacgatccatcccattcccccggctttaggtatgagctctgagtatcacagaccgtccgtcgcttctttgtccactctctctgtaacaatagaggtgagcagcgcggctggtgcgtagcaacttcagttcatgttaggggacctgctctgctgtggacGTGACGCTTtggcatccgtgtagtcctccgataacgCCAGCGTACAGCCCCCtttctaaactttgtcagagaccagagacccgaatGGGCGTCTGTGTCTTCCAGACGTCtgatgagatccaccatatcagggGGGAGCaagacatgcacagcagactatattacaactctccaaatctcggcaaacagagatgggaggagttatattttgatgtggcacaaagttgtaaacatgagcagaaatctggtgaaacacatctgagttatactatatatactatactatatacaaTATATCACTATCTATTTTACTATACTGCA
The Etheostoma spectabile isolate EspeVRDwgs_2016 chromosome 6, UIUC_Espe_1.0, whole genome shotgun sequence genome window above contains:
- the zbtb7b gene encoding zinc finger and BTB domain-containing protein 7B isoform X3; this translates as MDAVRHTLPRLKLTVPVPMKIGKVAMSPGEDGLIGIPFPEHSNELLSHLNDQRRTGLLCDLTLTSRGARYPTHRSVMAAVSLYFRRLFGAEEGGGEGGGGFSVCQLDCVAPDALDALLEFAYTATLTIPSSGMRDVLRGAQLLGIQCVADACRDILGETAQVEGETAEEQRAHHTATERMVRGESKVERGSRRKTDKKKVKKVGSHHINSSVLNPPPASPVLHPSPASDSLRSLPSTQPLSPEQEELRFKSRQNGDPSAIKKPGRGATLNGGILHWLHERPHIAHPPPVPPLNDKLSEDEDMEIFGDDGMLMESTSLPTSVAVRRAAASAAGGGRKRKSQTPQQCPVCQKIIHGAGKLPRHMRTHTGEKPFQCSACGVRFTRNDKLKIHMRKHTGERPYPCPHCPARFLHSYDLKNHLSLHSGARPFECPLCHKAFAREDHLQRHRKGHSCLELRTRRPRRGAELGEDGSEDGGGREQSDPLEALPLQAHSSALLPRTMLDDGSGSGIGPPLMFPGDVERERSLALQALAQLGPHRLAGYPELFLRGLELRGGREAEGEDPGGTHSPAAHRDRWADEVEEELGEEEAEEEE
- the zbtb7b gene encoding zinc finger and BTB domain-containing protein 7B isoform X2, with amino-acid sequence MTSANLRAKDQRGGGQAIGRIKQAPIFSWVYGPEVAMSPGEDGLIGIPFPEHSNELLSHLNDQRRTGLLCDLTLTSRGARYPTHRSVMAAVSLYFRRLFGAEEGGGEGGGGFSVCQLDCVAPDALDALLEFAYTATLTIPSSGMRDVLRGAQLLGIQCVADACRDILGETAQVEGETAEEQRAHHTATERMVRGESKVERGSRRKTDKKKVKKVGSHHINSSVLNPPPASPVLHPSPASDSLRSLPSTQPLSPEQEELRFKSRQNGDPSAIKKPGRGATLNGGILHWLHERPHIAHPPPVPPLNDKLSEDEDMEIFGDDGMLMESTSLPTSVAVRRAAASAAGGGRKRKSQTPQQCPVCQKIIHGAGKLPRHMRTHTGEKPFQCSACGVRFTRNDKLKIHMRKHTGERPYPCPHCPARFLHSYDLKNHLSLHSGARPFECPLCHKAFAREDHLQRHRKGHSCLELRTRRPRRGAELGEDGSEDGGGREQSDPLEALPLQAHSSALLPRTMLDDGSGSGIGPPLMFPGDVERERSLALQALAQLGPHRLAGYPELFLRGLELRGGREAEGEDPGGTHSPAAHRDRWADEVEEELGEEEAEEEE
- the zbtb7b gene encoding zinc finger and BTB domain-containing protein 7B isoform X1 — translated: MCMTSANLRAKDQRGGGQAIGRIKQAPIFSWVYGPEVAMSPGEDGLIGIPFPEHSNELLSHLNDQRRTGLLCDLTLTSRGARYPTHRSVMAAVSLYFRRLFGAEEGGGEGGGGFSVCQLDCVAPDALDALLEFAYTATLTIPSSGMRDVLRGAQLLGIQCVADACRDILGETAQVEGETAEEQRAHHTATERMVRGESKVERGSRRKTDKKKVKKVGSHHINSSVLNPPPASPVLHPSPASDSLRSLPSTQPLSPEQEELRFKSRQNGDPSAIKKPGRGATLNGGILHWLHERPHIAHPPPVPPLNDKLSEDEDMEIFGDDGMLMESTSLPTSVAVRRAAASAAGGGRKRKSQTPQQCPVCQKIIHGAGKLPRHMRTHTGEKPFQCSACGVRFTRNDKLKIHMRKHTGERPYPCPHCPARFLHSYDLKNHLSLHSGARPFECPLCHKAFAREDHLQRHRKGHSCLELRTRRPRRGAELGEDGSEDGGGREQSDPLEALPLQAHSSALLPRTMLDDGSGSGIGPPLMFPGDVERERSLALQALAQLGPHRLAGYPELFLRGLELRGGREAEGEDPGGTHSPAAHRDRWADEVEEELGEEEAEEEE